The following proteins are co-located in the Triticum aestivum cultivar Chinese Spring chromosome 1A, IWGSC CS RefSeq v2.1, whole genome shotgun sequence genome:
- the LOC123067973 gene encoding pirin-like protein yields MSAAACVSFCPSPASSRHGAGPIVDVVGLPPAVEEAEERGAERDLLEFGADGMISASSDSDEDAAAAEIDDEEEHSVRRPRAVVQKFMCERKAVGDGFVLRRSIGRPELQSLDPFISLDEFEFSRPAGFSDHPHRGFENVTYMLEGGLSYHDFSGHKGTINTGDVQWMTAGRGVVHAEMPGGEGVQRGLNLWLNLSSKDKMVAPRYQDLRSHDVPTAEKDGVSIKVIAGEALGARSPIQTRTPAMWLDVTMRPGARLRQPVPAGWSACAYVLDGEASFGQPGDEAAGAHQCVVFGGDGDGVDVRSDSATTRFLLLAARPHGEAVALDGPFVMNTSEEAQQAREDYLNRRNGFEMAAGWTSSQ; encoded by the exons ATGTCTGCCGCCGCCTGCGTCTCCTTCTGCCCCTCCCCCGCGTCCTCTCGCCACGGCGCCGGGCCGATCGTCGACGTCGTCGGGCTGCCGCcggctgtggaggaggcggaggagcgcgGCGCCGAGAGGGACCTCCTGGAGTTCGGCGCCGACGGGATGATCAGCGCCAGCAG TGACAGTGACGaagatgctgctgctgctgagatcgatgacgaggaggagcactCGGTGAGGAGGCCACGGGCGGTGGTTCAGAAGTTCATGTGCGAACGCAAGGCTGTCGGCGACGGCTTCGTTCTCCGGAGGAGCATTGGCAG GCCTGAGTTGCAGAGCTTGGATCCTTTCATCTCCCTGGACGAGTTTGAAT TTTCTCGTCCAGCTGGCTTTTCCGATCATCCACACCGAG GATTCGAGAATGTTACCTACATGCTTGAG GGAGGCTTGAGTTACCATGACTTTTCAGGCCACAAGGGCACGATCAACACCGGGGATGTTCAG TGGATGACGGCCGGGCGTGGTGTGGTGCACGCAGAGATGCCGGGCGGTGAGGGGGTGCAGAGGGGCCTCAACCTCTGGCTCAACCTCTCCTCAAAGGACAAGAT GGTGGCGCCGAGGTACCAGGACCTGAGGAGCCACGACGTCCCCACGGCGGAGAAGGACGGCGTGTCCATcaaggtcatcgccggcgaggccCTGGGCGCGCGCTCGCCGATCCAGACGCGCACCCCGGCCATGTGGCTCGACGTCACCATGCGGCCCGGCGCGCGCCTGCGCCAGCCCGTCCCGGCCGGCTGGAGCGCGTGCGCCTACGTCCTCGACGGCGAGGCCAGCTTCGGCCAGCCAGGGGACGAGGCGGCCGGCGCGCACCAGTGCGTCGtgttcggcggcgacggcgatggcgtggACGTGCGGAGCGACAGCGCGACGACGCGTTTCTTGTTGCTGGCGGCGCGGCCGCACGGCGAGGCGGTGGCGCTGGACGGGCCCTTCGTGATGAACACGAGCGAGGAGGCGCAACAGGCCAGGGAGGACTACCTGAACCGCCGCAACGGCTTCGAGATGGCCGCCGGCTGGACCTCTAGCCAGTGA